Proteins co-encoded in one Nicotiana sylvestris chromosome 7, ASM39365v2, whole genome shotgun sequence genomic window:
- the LOC104244227 gene encoding receptor-like protein kinase BRI1-like 3 produces the protein MSYKLLSPSGVMKDVVFLIMFLSCCFVVVSNARKLAANDQVGSLIAFKKSSVEFDPNGFLNDWSFSSSSTPCTWNGISCSNGQVVELNLSTADLSGPLHLSHLMALPTLLRLHFTGNNFYGNLSSTADSCSFEFLDLSANNFSETLVLEPLLQSCDRIKYLNVSGNSIHGVVGLKFGPSLLQLDLSSNTISDVGILSYALSNCQNLNVLNISSNKLSGKLKSSLSSCKSLSVLDLSHNNFTGELNGLDFGTCQNLTVLNLSFNNLTSTEFPPTLANCLSLHTLDVGHNSIQTKIPGELLVKLKSLKRLVLAHNHFFEEIPSELGQTCSTLEELDLSGNQLTGELPSTFKLCSSLFSLNLGNNELSGDFLNTVISSLTSVRYLYLPFNNITGHVPRSLANCTKLEVLDLSSNVLTGNVPFEFCLAASASGFPLEKMLLAGNYLTGTVPAQLGLCRNLRKIDLSFNKLTGSIPLEIWTLPNLSELIMWANNLTGEIPQGICISGGNLQTLILNNNFLTGELPQSITNCTNLVWVSLSSNRLSGEIPHGIGNLANLAILQLGNNSLTGPIPQGLGTCRNLIWLDLNSNALTGSIPPELADQAGLVNPGIVSGKQFAFVRNEGGTECRGAGGLVEFEGIREKRLAIFPMVHSCPSTRIYSGTTVYTFTSNGSMIYLDLSYNALSGTIPENLGSMSFLQVLNLGHNNFTGTIPFNFGGLKIVGVLDLSHNSLQGFIPPSLGGLSFLSDLDVSNNNLSGAIPSGGQLTTFPASRYENNSGLCGVPLPPCGSGKGHRSSGIYNHKNKKPTTIGMVVGIMVSLVCIVLLIVALYRIKKTQKEEEKRDKYIESLPTSGSSSWKLSSVPEPLSINVATFEKPLRKLTFGHLLEATNGFSSESLIGSGGFGEVYKAQLRDGSTVAIKKLVHATSQGDREFMAEMETIGKIKHRNLVPLLGYCKIGEERLLVYEYMKWGSLESVLHEGEKGGMILDWAVRKKIAIGSARGLAFLHHSCIPHIIHRDMKSSNVLLDENFEARVSDFGMARLVNALDTHLSVSTLAGTPGYVPPEYYQSFRCTAKGDVYSYGVILLELLSGKRPIDPREFGEDNNLVGWAKQLHNAKRSHEILDSELITNLSGDAELYHYLKVAFECLDEKPYKRPTMIQVMTKFKELQADSESDILDGISLKGSILEESQEREP, from the coding sequence ATGAGCTACAAACTATTATCACCAAGTGGGGTGATGAAAGATGTTGTCTTTCTCATAATGTTTCTGAGTTGCTGTTTTGTGGTGGTATCAAATGCAAGAAAATTGGCTGCTAATGATCAAGTAGGTAGCTTAATTGCCTTCAAGAAATCTTCTGTTGAATTTGATCCAAATGGGTTTTTGAATGACTggagtttttcttcttcttcaactccttGCACTTGGAATGGGATTTCATGCTCAAATGGTCAAGTTGTTGAGCTCAATCTCTCTACTGCAGACCTTAGTGGGCCCCTTCATCTCTCTCATCTCATGGCTTTGCCTACTCTGCTTCGCCTTCACTTCACTGGCAACAATTTCTATGGCAATCTTTCCTCAACAGCTGATTCTTGTAGCTTTGAGTTTCTTGATTTATCAGCTAACAATTTCTCTGAGACTCTTGTTTTAGAGCCTTTATTGCAGTCTTGTGATAGAATTAAGTACCTTAATGTCTCTGGGAATTCAATTCATGGAGTAGTTGGTCTCAAGTTTGGACCTTCACTGTTGCAGCTTGACTTATCAAGTAACACAATATCAGATGTAGGCATTTTAAGTTATGCACTGTccaattgccaaaatttgaatgtGCTTAATATCTCCTCAAATAAGCTATCTGGCAAACTAAAAAGCTCCCTCTCTTCTTGCAAGAGCCTTTCTGTTCTTGATCTCTCGCATAATAACTTTACTGGAGAACTCAATGGTCTTGATTTTGGGACTTGTCAAAATCTTACTGTCCTCAATTTGTCTTTCAACAACCTTACTTCAACTGAGTTCCCTCCCACCTTGGCAAATTGCTTGAGCCTCCATACACTGGACGTTGGCCATAATTCGATCCAAACGAAGATTCCTGGCGAATTATTGGTGAAGCTAAAGAGTTTGAAGCGATTGGTGCTAGCCCACAATCACTTTTTTGAAGAAATTCCGTCAGAATTGGGGCAGACTTGCAGCACACTTGAGGAGCTTGATCTTTCTGGAAACCAGCTGACCGGTGAACTTCCTTCAACTTTTAAATTGTGCTCCTCACTATTCAGTCTCAACCTTGGTAATAATGAGCTATCGGGCGATTTCTTGAATACTGTTATCAGTTCACTCACAAGTGTTAGGTATCTTTACTTACCATTCAACAACATAACTGGTCATGTACCAAGGTCTTTGGCAAACTGTACAAAACTTGAGGTGCTAGACCTCAGTTCAAATGTGTTAACTGGGAATGTACCTTTTGAGTTTTGTTTAGCAGCCTCAGCCTCAGGGTTTCCTCTGGAGAAGATGCTGTTAGCCGGTAATTATCTTACTGGAACAGTGCCAGCACAGCTCGGACTTTGTAGGAACCTCAGGAAGATTGATCTCAGCTTCAATAAACTGACGGGTTCAATCCCATTGGAGATTTGGACCCTTCCAAATCTTTCGGAATTGATAATGTGGGCTAATAATCTCACAGGTGAAATTCCTCAAGGCATTTGCATCAGTGGAGGAAACCTTCAGACCCTCATTCTCAATAACAATTTCCTCACTGGGGAACTTCCACAGTCCATTACCAATTGTACCAACTTGGTTTGGGTTTCGTTATCCAGCAACCGACTTTCTGGAGAGATACCACATGGAATTGGGAATCTTGCAAATCTTGCTATCCTTCAGTTGGGTAATAACTCACTTACTGGACCAATCCCTCAGGGATTAGGTACGTGCAGGAACTTGATATGGCTAGATTTGAATAGCAATGCTCTAACCGGCTCAATCCCTCCCGAGCTTGCTGATCAAGCCGGCCTCGTTAATCCTGGAATTGTTTCTGGGAAGCAGTTTGCTTTTGTGAGAAATGAGGGTGGGACTGAATGCAGAGGTGCTGGTGGATTGGTTGAGTTTGAGGGTATCCGTGAAAAGAGGCTTGCGATTTTTCCTATGGTTCACTCCTGCCCATCAACTAGGATCTATTCTGGGACGACAGTGTACACCTTCACGAGCAACGGTAGCATGATTTACCTTGATCTCTCCTACAATGCTTTATCAGGAACTATTCCTGAGAATTTAGGTTCAATGAGCTTTCTTCAAGTTCTGAATTTGGGACACAACAATTTCACTGGAACCATTCCGTTCAACTTTGGAGGTCTGAAGATAGTTGGAGTTCTCGATCTGTCACATAACAGCCTTCAGGGATTCATTCCACCCTCGTTAGGAGGCCTTTCGTTTCTTAGTGATCTTGACGTCTCAAACAATAACCTATCTGGAGCGATTCCTTCTGGCGGACAGCTGACTACTTTTCCAGCTTCAAGATATGAAAACAATTCAGGCCTTTGTGGGGTTCCCCTTCCTCCTTGTGGCTCTGGCAAGGGACACCGTTCATCAGGCATTTACAATCATAAGAATAAAAAGCCTACAACTATAGGAATGGTGGTTGGAATTATGGTCTCTCTTGTTTGTATTGTCCTACTTATCGTCGCCCTTTATAGGATTAAAAAGActcagaaggaggaggagaagagagataAATACATTGAGAGCCTTCCAACTTCTGGCAGTAGCAGCTGGAAGCTATCAAGCGTTCCCGAGCCACTTAGCATTAATGTGGCAACATTTGAAAAACCATTGAGGAAACTCACCTTTGGACATCTTCTAGAAGCAACTAATGGGTTCAGCTCAGAAAGCTTGATTGGGTCTGGAGGTTTTGGTGAAGTCTACAAGGCTCAGTTGAGAGATGGAAGTACGGTCGCAATCAAGAAGCTTGTACATGCAACAAGTCAAGGAGACAGAGAATTCATGGCTGAAATGGAGACTATTGGAAAAATCAAACATAGAAACCTTGTCCCTTTGTTGGGATACTGCAAAATTGGAGAGGAAAGGCTTCTTGTATACGAGTACATGAAATGGGGAAGTCTCGAATCTGTTCTTCACGAAGGGGAGAAAGGAGGGATGATTCTTGATTGGGCAGTTAGGAAGAAGATTGCAATAGGATCAGCAAGAGGATTAGCATTTCTTCACCACAGCTGCATACCCCACATAATTCATCGCGATATGAAGTCCAGTAATGTACTTTTAGACGAAAACTTTGAGGCACGGGTTTCTGACTTTGGAATGGCAAGGCTGGTAAATGCACTGGATACTCATCTGAGTGTGAGTACACTTGCTGGGACTCCAGGTTATGTTCCTCCAGAATACTACCAAAGTTTTCGGTGCACAGCAAAAGGGGATGTGTACAGTTATGGTGTCATATTGTTGGAGCTTCTTTCCGGTAAGAGGCCAATAGATCCTCGCGAATTTGGTGAGGATAACAATCTAGTTGGATGGGCAAAGCAGCTTCATAATGCGAAAAGAAGTCATGAGATCCTGGATTCTGAGCTAATAACAAATCTCTCTGGTGATGCTGAACTATATCATTATTTAAAGGTTGCATTTGAATGCCTTGACGAGAAACCTTACAAAAGGCCAACAATGATTCAAGTGATGACCAAGTTTAAAGAACTACAAGCTGATTCAGAAAGCGATATTCTTGATGGCATTTCACTGAAAGGTTCTATACTAGAGGAATCGCAAGAAAGAGAACCTTAA